GATGCTTGTTTTGATTATGGAAAGACGAACTATAAGGTTGCAGGTTGCCCTTCGATTTTTGGCAAGGATAGACATGGTCGACAGATTCAACCTAGTGCTTCTACTGGTTCTGGTGGTCAGCGCTAAAACAAATTCTATGGTCTTTAGGCTCAACAGGATGTAGAGGATTCCCTCGATATGGTGATTGATATTTTACGGTTCTTTCAGTTTTATGTTTAACTATTATTAGATGTGGGTGTCACTCtatcttttattactccttatctatgcattattagatctggTGTTActctatcttttgttactcaTTATCTTGCCATGAAATTTGATATTAGTCACGAAattttgttagagcctttttcagtCTATACTTCTATTGACGGTTCAATtctggctaaaagagtctatagaaattgcccgATTAcgatttttcataaaatcacttCAGTTGACTTAGTagaacttgatatgaccgactttgatgttattcttggtatggattgacttcatgAATGTTAcacttctattgattgtagaacttgagtggttaagtttcctaatgagccagtcctgGAGTAGAAAGGTAGTAACTCTGTGCTTAAGGTTCAATTCATCTTGTgccttaaaaatttaaaaatgatttctaaaggttgtatttatcatcttgtaCGAGTTTAGGGATACGAATTTCGAAGCTCCCACTCCTGAGTTAGTTTCGgtggttaatgagttttcaaaagtattttctaGTGATCTTCCGGGTATCCCTTTCAACTTCGGTATTGATCTTCTTCCTGATATCCAGCCTAGTTTTATCCCTTCTCATAGAACAACTCTAGCGGAActtaaagagttaaaggatttgttggataggAGTTTCATTAGATCAAGTATCTCTCCATAGGGTGCTCATTTCTCTTTATttaaaagaaggatggttcccTTTGCATGTATATAGAGtatcgacaattgaacaaggtcataatcaagaataagtatcacattttaaggattgatgacttatttgatcaacttcaaggtacaagttatttctcaaaaatCGATATtcgattgggttatcatcaacttcgagtgagagaatgtgacattttgAAGACGTTCTTTAAAACTCGGTATGATCACTTTCAATTTTTGGTTATTTCTTTTAGACTAACAAGTGCTCCttcagcttttatggatttgatgaacaggatgttcaagcaatatttatatatgttcgttattgtgttcatcgatgatattttgatctattctcggagtgaggatgaacatgccaatcatttgatGATTTTCTTGCAAGTTCTTAAGGATCGTCAACTATTTGCTAAGTTttgcaagtgtgagttttggttgaggacGGTTGcgttccttggccatattgtctCCGGTGATGTTATTCAAGTTGATCCTTAGAAGACCgaggcagtaaagaattgaCCTAAACCTTTATCTCTTTCCGACAatcgaagtttcttgggcttaacAGTtcttatagatggtttgtgaaaGGATTCTCTTCAATTGCATCGctcttgactactttgactcaaaagcaggtgaaatttcaatggtccaaGGCATGTGAAAAGAGCTtgcaagagttgaaagatcgatTTATTTCTGCTCCAGTGTTAACTTTACTGGAAGGATCTGATGGCTTtatggtgtattgtgatgcttcgatAATTGGACTCgtatgtattttgatgcaaaatggtaaggtgatagcatatgcttctagcaggcaactcaaggtgcatgaaaagaactattcAACCCATGTTGCCGACggttgtgtttgccttgaagatttgaaggcactatctctatggtgtccatgtggatgtattcagcgaccataagagtttgcaatatgtgttcaaccaaaagaacctgaaccttcgacaaagaagatggcCGAGTTGTTGAacgattatgatatgagtgtgttgttcaaccaaaaggacttgaacgATTCGACATAGGCTAATTTGGCATAGCAAGTTGTCAAGTGTCATGCGTGTGCTTAGTAAAAAATTAAGAACGTGACAAACGGCTATCTTTATGTAAAAATTACTTGGGAATAAACAAAAATGCAATagtgaaaaatataatttaaattttatcctTAAATATCTTTTTTAATGAATGAATGTGTGTTGACTCACAAATTTActttaatatgaaatggagggagtacatATTTGTTCATAATAATTATGTTCATTTATCTAAGAGTATATGTGTCTTAAGAAATTTGTTTTATCCAGTTAGTACTAAAACAATTCTCACGACTGGATTATATTCAATACATTCCTAACATACTATCACAAGAAGCTAGAACATGACCATTCGTATAATCAAGATTAATTGTATTTAAtctttatgttatatataaccGTATCGGTAAAATGTcaattttcatatcaaattttataattataaaaatcaatgattttttattttttgatgtatAAGTTATATTCTTTACGAAAAAAAAGGGGTAAAGAAATATTCTTTAATTAtgcaaaattgaacaaaaatgtTCTTCCTtaataattgattttaaaaaagatGGTTGTTTGTTAATCGTTTGACCAAAACAAACTCCCTTATTATTACTTAGTTgggtaaaaaataattttttcctcaTAAACatatttgtttcttttatttttaatcatttttttctaataaaaatattaatttttttaataaaaatctttcttatgtattttcttttaaaatctcttttaactaataaaaaggcagaaaataatcttttttcttcttaatctaGTTTTCTCGATTCATATAGAATAATCTCATATGCTTTTAACTGATAATATAAgtcatatataaaaaattatactttttataattaattttccaTTAGATAATATAGCATTCTTATTcttaataaaatgaaaaatatttttttcttaatcttttttttaattgaagaagGATAAGGATTTACTAATATAATCCTTGATTTTAAACTTAAGATATAACAATCATAATGTCATAAAACACAAAAGTTATTACATTTCTTTAAATcacaaaatatctttaaaatatcattgattgagttattatgaatcacttttttcattttactttaaaaccaaaaaatatattaacaaaTGTTTATTTGTATTCAATTATGAAAAGattaagaaataaaagtatttcctattttattaacaaaaatgattttattattatctaaataaaaattaacaatcaattcatatttatatatgacctatattattaattaaataatacatgaaattattttattttatttgataaaattagagaaaaaaagaaaaaaaaatactttccaCCTATGTAAAGagatttcaattttcaaattttgtgaTGTTACGTACTAAATATGAGAAAGTTTTGAAGTATTAATTAGCTGGTTAAATCACACTTGTATCTCCTACTATAAATAAATGACAAGATGAGAAACAGAAAAAGAAAACCAACCTGAAAACACTGTGCTGTAGATACCTTGTTAATGGAAAACTCTCTCATCagattaaaacaaaaaaacgtTTTGTATTGTTCTGAGAAGGATGAAGCCACCTAAACTCAGCATGCATGAGTGTTAACTTTATTAGGTGTAAGGCAGCATGCTTTGATAGACATGCAAAGCGCAAGATGGCAGATTTTCAATTGTAATGTGTCAATCCTTTGCTTACCTCTCCCTCCTATAAATACCATCACTTCCCACTCGCCACTTCCCATCAGCAAGCAACAGATTTAATTAcatttctcctcttcttctcttccttccttatatacaacaaaataataatcaatCAATCATGGGTTTTAGTTGGCTTTGTCTCTCTTTAAGTTTCCTTGTTGTGTTTCATTGTACCTTTGCTCAGCAGAGATACCAACAGCAACAAGGTCAGTGTCAGCTTAATAGACTTAACCCTCAGGAACCCACTGTTCGCATTCAAGCTGAAGCAGGGGTCACTGAGTTGTGGGACCAAAATAACCAGCAGTTCCAATGTGCTGGTGTTTCTCTCATTAGACATGTTATCCAGTCCAGAGGCTTGCTGTTGCCTTCTTACCTTAATACTCCCCTCCTTGCCTATGTTGAACGAGGTACttctttccttctctttttttttttttgatttctcatTTACTTAATTAATTGATTGTAACTAATTAATGTTTAGGTAGGGGATTTTTTGGGATCATGAATTCTGGATGCCCTGAAACTTTCCAGTCATCACAGCAATTTCAGCAAGGTGAAAGGGGTTCAGGATCAAGATTCCAAGATCGTCATCAGAAGATTGGACAGTTCAGACAGGGTGACATTATTGCCTTCCCTGCTGGAGCTGCTCACTGGGCCTATAATGAAGGAAATGAGGAGCTTGTTCTTGTTTGTTTAGAGGACAGCGGTAACAGTGCCAACCAGCTCGATCAAAATTCAAGGGTACTTAGAAACTAAAAAGATCTTACTAGATTTAAGTAAGTATTGATTGATAATAAATCTGAATGATTTTGATTATTCGCAGAGATTCTTCATAGCTGGAAACCCACAACAAGGAGAACAACAACAAGGACAACAAGGAGGAGCCCACAGCTTGCGCAAGGAGCAATTCCAATCTGGAAATGTGTTTAGAGGCTTTGAATTAGACTTGTTGATGGAGGCATTCGGCGTAAGCAGGGAGACAGCAAGGAAGCTTCAGGGACAGGAGGACCAGAGAGGCCACATTGTCAACATTGATCAAGGGCTTAGAGTTGTGAGACCACCATACTCACAAGAACAAGAGGAGCGTGAGGAGAGACAACAGCAAGGACAATACGGTCCTAGCATGAACGGAATTGAAGAAACCATCTGCTCCGCTAAACTCAGGCAGAACATCGACAACCCCGCTCGTGCTGATTTCTACAATCCTCAGGCCGGCCGCTTCACCACTGTCAACAGCTTCACTCTGCCCATCCTCAGCTTCCTCCGCCTCAGCGCTGCCAGAGGAGTTCTCTACAGAGTAAGCCACAAATTGctacactctctctctctctctctctctcagcttcttcaatttgtttgccTGATTTTGACTTAATACGAATTTAACGTGCAGAATTCCATCATGGCACCACTCTGGGTGAAGAATGCACACAGCATAATCTATGTAACAAAGGGAGAAGCAAGGATGCAGATAGTTGATCACAGAGGACAAGCAGTGCTAAATGATAGAGTGAGACAGGGACAAGTTGTGATAGTACCACAGAACTACGCGGTGGTGAAACACACCGAAAACGATGTCTTTGAGTGGGTAGCATTCAACACCAATGACAATGCCATGATCAACACACTCAGTGGCCGCACTTCTGCTATTCGAGGAATGCCTGTGGATGTGATTGCCAATTCTTACCAGATTTCAAGGGAAGAGGCAAGGAGGCTCAAGTTTAACAGGGAGGAAACTCTAATTTTCAGTTCTTCAGGAAGATCTCGCCAATATGAGACAGTTGCTTCTGCTTAATTACAATGTTTTTGCTTGCTTTTTTTCCCTATGTAATAAGCTAAGCTAAAAGAGTACTTAATAAAACAGAGGACCTTATGCGGTCATCTTTCTAATGATGTAATGGCAACTGTTATGTACATGTTAAAGCGGCAAGTTCTTGTACTTTGGCATATAAAAGGAGAACTGCGTAGCTTTtgccttcttctttttttttttttgagctaATTTGGACTGCCTTTCTGTTTTCGACTGCCTTAGTTTAATATGTTCACAACGAGATGGATATTAATAACAATGGTATAATTCACAGTTTATAGCATCtaactttagaaaaaaaattgaagtcatACTAATATATATGGTGCGGATTTCATTCTTTTGCCAAGACAGTCTGAATGAAAAAAGTGTTAATCTGGAATATGCAGCAGTGTTATACTTATACCCCTAACATGGAGTTGAAAAAGTCAGCTGGATGGTTAGATGATTTACATGGAATTGAGAAAATCAGCTGGAGCCTGGCTTGCTTGATTAATTCTTAGATCAGAGTACACAATGAACTAAATAGTTGCAGACCTATTGAATAAGCCAACTCACAAAAATGTGTTTATTAAGCATGCTAGATCTCAAGGACTACATTGACTTGTATTTTCGTTGACTAGTCTATAGGCACGTGTAGCCCTGTTTGATATTATATTTTGCTAtctaaaaataacatttttccactgcataaattttttattagaaaTATTTAGGAGTTATAAAATAGAATCAATTTTGTTTTTTAGGACTTTTGTACATGTCTTTTCTATATGAATCTTTGTCATTGTAGTTGGATGAATCTCCATTTTTAGAAGAAATGATATCTCCAAGGCAAATGTGAAAGTTTTAATTTAGAAGACTGGACAAatgttatcaattttttttattaacattATATTACTCGTAAAAAAATATTAGCTTTAGAAAAGTACGTTGGAGCAATATtaactaatttatttatttatttttcaagatcAATTGATTATCGACTTGTAAAAAGATGACTAATACACTCTTTGATGATCATTCTTTTCGTCTTCTCCATAATCtttaaattctttaatttttaagcAAATTCATATTGATTCAATTAtctttattcattattttataCTCTCACTTTAAAGTGTGTATGTTTCTACCTCTTTTTATTTTGTGGTTGGGATAGTAAATTGATCTTGAAGTAAAGGTTAGCTTCAATTTTAATGTTGGACTCGTATgattaatttttctaaaatctataaatcaacttATCATATAACTTCTTAAATGTGATCATTCTTTTGgatttaaaaataatgaattattGTTAGGAAGACTATTTGCCTTCTTAGTATAGGACTATTGGTGAAGTGAAATTTTTTAACCACTAACTAATAATCTCTTTTACAGAATGTGTTATATTCacattcaatttcaattatgttttccTCTTTCATATCTagaccaaaaaataaattttaatgttGTTCATATTTGACTTCCAACTACTcctttatattaaattaaattagctCATTTGTTAGAATATGTCTTTTCTAGAGATTTTTTCAGTTTCCTTTGCTAGATGAAGCGTTAGTTATCCTTTTTATCTCGAAAGCTAGGAGACTAAAgcaaaacataatttcaataaCTCATGTCAAACTAAAGCTATCAAAGAGGTTCTACTTTGTAGAATAGTACACATGCATTTAACTTATTAAAATTTTTCGGTGCATATATACAGTAAGTTCAATAGAAAAGATCACACATGATGAGACAATTATAAAAAGagattattttgatttaaaaggTGAGGAAGCTTTAGGGCATTACTGATTAGTACACAatcaaatttattaaaaattattcatgtaaaaaaattgcaaaaattGTTAGAAAGAC
This DNA window, taken from Solanum dulcamara chromosome 3, daSolDulc1.2, whole genome shotgun sequence, encodes the following:
- the LOC129882739 gene encoding 11S globulin seed storage protein Jug r 4-like, with protein sequence MGFSWLCLSLSFLVVFHCTFAQQRYQQQQGQCQLNRLNPQEPTVRIQAEAGVTELWDQNNQQFQCAGVSLIRHVIQSRGLLLPSYLNTPLLAYVERGRGFFGIMNSGCPETFQSSQQFQQGERGSGSRFQDRHQKIGQFRQGDIIAFPAGAAHWAYNEGNEELVLVCLEDSGNSANQLDQNSRRFFIAGNPQQGEQQQGQQGGAHSLRKEQFQSGNVFRGFELDLLMEAFGVSRETARKLQGQEDQRGHIVNIDQGLRVVRPPYSQEQEEREERQQQGQYGPSMNGIEETICSAKLRQNIDNPARADFYNPQAGRFTTVNSFTLPILSFLRLSAARGVLYRNSIMAPLWVKNAHSIIYVTKGEARMQIVDHRGQAVLNDRVRQGQVVIVPQNYAVVKHTENDVFEWVAFNTNDNAMINTLSGRTSAIRGMPVDVIANSYQISREEARRLKFNREETLIFSSSGRSRQYETVASA